A single window of Aquarana catesbeiana isolate 2022-GZ linkage group LG10, ASM4218655v1, whole genome shotgun sequence DNA harbors:
- the LOC141109864 gene encoding uncharacterized protein, translated as MRETQASWEDSTQGLAAEDEAEEAAEEEEQEQFQDNVDKELFVDEARSTSNSMNEEDAEPGPSNVSRPLRRSSRVSARPGKPMDKILEVVNQMSTKMAENQCEDTAFLTVILGICKQVPPEKKYALRMALMSTAQSFVGEGPTTSSAYMQPPLPQYPPYQQYTHFPSTQYAPPINRPYCDQYGNILNPSRPRMLHPIPDPTTSTLGPPTTHQLRQPTPSHVPPFLASKYYPGPSVDFPGPTNKNA; from the exons atgcgaga aacccaagcaagctgggaagacagcacacagggtttggcagcagaagatgaggcagaggaagctgcggaggaggaggagcaagaacaattccaagacaatgttgacaaggaactgttcgtagatgaagcaaggtcaacatcaaactcaatgaatgaggaggatgcagaaccaggacctagcaatgtctctaggcctttgcgaaggtcTTCAAGGGTCAGTGCCCGGCCTggtaaacccatggataaaattttagaggtagtcaatcagatgtccactaaaatggctgaaaaccagtgtgaagacacagcatttctcactgtaattttaggcatatgtaaacaggtaccccctgagaaaaaatatgcactcaggatggctttaatgtcaactgctcaatcatttgtgggtgaggggccaacaacatcctcagcatatatgcaacccccccttccccaatatcccccttatcaacaatacactcactttccaagtacacagtatgctccaccaataaaccgtccatactgtgaccagtatggtaatatactgaatccctcaaggccacgcatgttgcatccaattcctgaccccactacctctacccttggccccccaaccactcaccaacttaggcagcctacacccagtcatgttCCGCCTTTTCTGGCAAGCAAATATTatcctggtccatcagtggatttccctggaccaaccaata aaaatgcatga